Proteins encoded in a region of the Streptomyces akebiae genome:
- a CDS encoding NAD(P)/FAD-dependent oxidoreductase yields MVDADQTFVIVGGGLAGAKAAETLRAEGFTGRVILICDERDHPYERPPLSKGYLLGKEERDSVFVHEPSWYARNDIELHLGQTVDAIDRTARTVRFGDDGTLVHYDKLLIATGAEPRRLDIPGTDLAGVHHLRRLAHAERLKGVLAALGRDNGHLVVAGAGWIGLEVAAAAREYGAEVTVVEPESTPLYGVLGPELGNLFAELHREHGVRFHFGARLTEIVGQDGMVLAARTDTGEEHPAHDVLAAIGAAPRIGLAEAAGLEIADHAHGGGIVVDAGLRTSDPAVYAAGDVVSFPHALFDTRLRVEHWANALNGGPAAARSMLGKDVTYDRVPYFFSDQYDLGMEYSGWAPPGSYDQVLIRGDAGKREFIAFWVKEGRVLAGMNVNVWDVTEPIQKLIRSRARVDVDALANPQVPLESLIA; encoded by the coding sequence GTGGTCGACGCGGATCAGACATTCGTCATCGTCGGAGGTGGTCTCGCCGGCGCGAAGGCGGCCGAGACGCTCCGAGCGGAGGGCTTCACCGGCCGCGTGATACTGATCTGCGACGAACGCGACCACCCCTACGAGCGCCCGCCGCTCTCCAAGGGCTATCTGCTCGGCAAGGAGGAGCGCGACAGCGTCTTCGTCCACGAGCCGTCCTGGTACGCGCGCAACGACATCGAACTCCACCTCGGCCAGACCGTCGACGCGATCGACCGCACGGCCAGGACCGTCCGCTTCGGTGACGACGGCACCCTCGTCCACTACGACAAACTGCTGATCGCGACCGGCGCGGAGCCCCGCCGCCTGGACATCCCGGGCACCGATCTCGCGGGCGTCCACCATCTGCGCCGCCTCGCCCACGCCGAGCGCCTCAAGGGAGTCCTCGCCGCCCTCGGCCGGGACAACGGCCACCTCGTCGTCGCCGGAGCGGGCTGGATCGGCCTGGAAGTGGCGGCGGCGGCCCGCGAGTACGGCGCGGAGGTCACCGTCGTCGAGCCGGAGTCGACACCGCTGTACGGCGTCCTCGGGCCCGAGCTCGGCAACCTCTTCGCCGAGCTGCACCGCGAGCACGGGGTCCGCTTCCACTTCGGCGCGAGACTCACGGAGATCGTCGGCCAGGACGGGATGGTCCTCGCGGCCCGCACGGACACGGGGGAGGAGCATCCGGCGCACGACGTCCTCGCGGCCATCGGAGCGGCCCCGCGCATCGGTCTCGCCGAGGCCGCCGGGCTGGAGATCGCCGACCACGCCCACGGAGGGGGCATCGTGGTGGACGCCGGACTGCGCACGTCCGACCCGGCCGTCTACGCCGCCGGTGACGTCGTCTCCTTCCCGCACGCCCTGTTCGACACCCGGCTGCGGGTGGAGCACTGGGCCAACGCGCTGAACGGCGGACCGGCCGCGGCCCGGTCGATGCTGGGGAAGGACGTCACGTACGACCGGGTGCCCTACTTCTTCTCCGACCAGTACGACCTGGGGATGGAGTACTCGGGGTGGGCCCCGCCCGGGTCGTACGACCAGGTGCTCATCCGGGGGGACGCGGGGAAACGGGAGTTCATCGCGTTCTGGGTGAAGGAGGGGCGGGTGCTGGCCGGGATGAACGTGAACGTGTGGGATGTCACTGAGCCGATCCAGAAGCTCATCCGGTCCCGGGCGCGGGTCGATGTGGACGCGCTCGCGAATCCTCAGGTGCCGTTGGAGAGTCTGATCGCCTAG
- the dnaG gene encoding DNA primase: MAGRINDEDVKAVRDAVPIDAVVSEYLQLRNAGGGNLKGLCPFHDEKSPSFQVSPSKGLFHCFGCQEGGDTITFVMKVDHLSFSEAVERLAGQAGITLRYEEGGYNPSHQRGERIRLVEAHKIAADWYAEQLATSPEADTGRIFLAERGFDQAAAVHFGVGYSPQGWDHLTRFLRGKGFSDKELLLSGLSQEGRRGPIDRFRGRLMWPIRDIGGDVVGFGARKLYESDNGPKYLNTPDTAIYRKSQVLYGIDLAKKDIAKASRAVVVEGYTDVMACHLAGVTTAIATCGTAFGGEHIKILRRLLMDNGSARVIFTFDGDAAGQKAALRAFEDDQKFAAETYIAIAPDGMDPCELRLAKGDDAVVELTEPRTPLFEFALRQIVARYDLETPAGRAAALDEAAPIVARIKNSGAQHEVAVQLAGMLGILDTQFVVKRVAQLARWARDRGGQGPAPAAQRTAQPYESTARPPSGPALTLRNPVYATERELLKLALQRPELVAPAFDAYGVDEFTAPPYAAVREAIIEAGGVEYGAEDPQEYLIRVREAAPDDAVRAMVTELAVEAIMRKTVDDVYAGAQLVTVRRRAVERRVRDVQGSLARAAAQGDPAQLAAVQNELWVLQQYDQALRERGAEAL, from the coding sequence GTGGCAGGACGGATCAACGACGAGGACGTGAAGGCGGTACGGGACGCGGTCCCGATCGACGCCGTGGTGTCCGAGTACCTCCAGCTGCGCAACGCGGGCGGCGGCAACCTCAAGGGGCTCTGCCCGTTCCACGACGAGAAGTCGCCGTCCTTCCAGGTCAGCCCGAGCAAGGGGCTCTTCCACTGCTTCGGCTGCCAGGAGGGCGGCGACACCATCACGTTCGTGATGAAGGTCGACCACCTGTCCTTCTCGGAGGCCGTCGAGCGCCTCGCCGGCCAGGCCGGCATCACCCTGCGCTACGAGGAGGGCGGGTACAACCCCTCCCACCAGCGCGGCGAGCGGATCCGCCTGGTCGAGGCCCACAAGATCGCCGCCGACTGGTACGCGGAACAGCTCGCCACCAGCCCCGAGGCCGACACCGGCCGGATCTTCCTCGCCGAGCGCGGCTTCGACCAGGCCGCCGCCGTCCACTTCGGCGTCGGCTACAGCCCCCAGGGCTGGGACCACCTCACCCGCTTCCTGCGCGGCAAGGGCTTCAGCGACAAGGAACTCCTGCTGTCCGGCCTCTCCCAGGAGGGGCGGCGGGGCCCGATCGACCGCTTCCGGGGCCGCCTGATGTGGCCCATCCGCGACATCGGCGGGGACGTGGTCGGCTTCGGCGCCCGCAAGCTCTACGAGTCGGACAACGGCCCGAAGTACCTCAACACCCCCGACACGGCGATCTACCGCAAGTCCCAGGTCCTGTACGGCATCGACCTCGCCAAGAAGGACATCGCCAAGGCCAGCCGGGCCGTCGTGGTCGAGGGCTACACGGACGTCATGGCCTGCCACCTCGCCGGCGTCACCACGGCCATCGCCACCTGCGGCACGGCCTTCGGCGGCGAGCACATCAAGATCCTCCGCCGCCTGCTGATGGACAACGGCTCGGCCCGCGTGATCTTCACCTTCGACGGCGACGCGGCCGGCCAGAAGGCGGCCCTGCGCGCCTTCGAGGACGACCAGAAGTTCGCCGCCGAGACGTACATCGCGATCGCCCCCGACGGCATGGACCCCTGCGAGCTGCGCCTCGCGAAGGGCGACGACGCGGTGGTCGAGCTGACCGAACCCCGGACCCCGCTCTTCGAGTTCGCCCTCCGCCAGATCGTCGCCCGCTACGACCTGGAGACCCCCGCCGGGCGCGCCGCGGCCCTGGACGAGGCCGCGCCGATCGTCGCCCGCATCAAGAACAGCGGCGCCCAGCACGAGGTCGCCGTGCAACTCGCCGGCATGCTCGGCATCCTCGACACCCAGTTCGTCGTCAAGCGCGTCGCCCAGCTGGCCCGCTGGGCCCGCGACCGCGGCGGCCAGGGCCCGGCCCCGGCCGCCCAGCGCACCGCGCAGCCGTACGAGTCCACCGCCCGGCCCCCGTCCGGTCCGGCCCTCACCCTCCGCAACCCGGTCTACGCCACCGAACGCGAGCTCCTCAAACTCGCCCTCCAGCGCCCCGAGTTGGTCGCCCCCGCGTTCGACGCCTACGGCGTCGACGAGTTCACCGCCCCTCCGTACGCGGCCGTCCGCGAGGCGATCATCGAGGCGGGTGGCGTGGAGTACGGCGCCGAGGACCCGCAGGAGTACCTGATCCGGGTCCGCGAGGCGGCGCCGGACGACGCGGTGCGGGCCATGGTGACCGAGCTGGCGGTCGAGGCGATCATGCGCAAGACGGTCGACGACGTCTACGCGGGCGCACAACTGGTCACCGTGCGCCGCCGGGCCGTCGAACGCCGGGTGCGCGACGTCCAGGGCAGCCTGGCGAGGGCGGCGGCCCAGGGCGACCCGGCCCAGCTGGCCGCCGTACAGAACGAGTTGTGGGTCCTGCAGCAGTACGACCAGGCGTTGCGGGAGCGGGGCGCGGAGGCGCTCTGA
- a CDS encoding RNA polymerase sigma factor has protein sequence MPESSERGRPVPYGSEIPAVPLDEYGMDGGEAARAIPDVPLPYALAATFLEVAPVQTQTLIQNDTSTAIGTDGSEPAAETDVITAVPAQSRAAHHPEAAPDGPPDLDEPPAAAVEALETAEPPEPVELPRNRADTSGPSSDLFRQYLREIGRIPLLTAAEEVELARRVEAGLFAEERLGNAPDLDTELALDLDKLVVMGRMAKRRLIEANLRLVVSVAKRYVGRGLTMLDLVQEGNLGLIRAVEKFDYARGYKFSTYATWWIRQAMSRALADQARTIRVPVHVVELINRVVRVQRRMLQERGYEPTSEEVAAHLDLAPERVSEVLRLAQEPVSLHAPVGEEDDVALGDLIEDGDAASPVESAAFLLLREHLEAVLSTLGERERKVVQLRYGLADGRPRTLEEIGRIFGVTRERIRQIESKTLNKLRDHAFADQLRGYLD, from the coding sequence GTGCCTGAGTCCTCGGAGCGCGGCCGACCCGTCCCCTACGGGTCCGAGATCCCCGCGGTTCCGCTCGATGAGTACGGGATGGACGGCGGAGAGGCCGCCCGCGCCATCCCAGACGTACCGCTGCCGTACGCCCTGGCAGCGACATTCCTGGAGGTCGCCCCCGTGCAGACCCAGACCCTCATACAGAACGACACCAGTACGGCCATCGGTACCGACGGCTCGGAACCGGCCGCGGAGACCGATGTCATCACCGCGGTGCCCGCCCAGAGCCGTGCCGCGCACCACCCCGAGGCGGCCCCGGACGGCCCGCCCGACCTGGACGAACCGCCTGCCGCGGCGGTCGAGGCCCTGGAGACCGCCGAACCCCCCGAACCCGTGGAACTGCCGCGCAACCGCGCGGACACCAGCGGCCCCTCCTCCGACCTCTTCCGCCAGTACCTGCGTGAGATCGGCCGCATCCCCCTGCTGACGGCCGCGGAGGAAGTGGAACTGGCCCGCCGCGTCGAGGCCGGGCTCTTCGCCGAGGAGCGGCTCGGCAACGCCCCCGACCTCGACACCGAGCTCGCCCTCGACCTCGACAAGCTGGTCGTCATGGGCCGCATGGCCAAGCGCCGCCTGATCGAGGCGAACCTGCGGCTCGTCGTCTCCGTGGCGAAGCGTTACGTCGGCCGTGGCCTGACCATGCTGGACCTGGTCCAGGAGGGAAACCTGGGCCTCATCCGGGCCGTCGAGAAGTTCGACTACGCGCGCGGCTACAAGTTCTCGACCTACGCCACCTGGTGGATCCGCCAGGCCATGTCCCGCGCGCTCGCCGACCAGGCCCGCACGATCCGGGTCCCGGTCCACGTGGTCGAGTTGATCAACCGGGTCGTCCGGGTCCAACGCCGCATGCTCCAGGAACGAGGCTACGAACCCACCTCCGAGGAAGTCGCCGCCCACCTCGACCTGGCCCCGGAACGCGTCAGCGAGGTGCTCCGCCTCGCCCAGGAACCGGTCTCGCTCCACGCCCCCGTGGGCGAGGAGGACGACGTGGCCCTCGGCGACCTCATCGAGGACGGCGACGCGGCGAGCCCCGTGGAGTCGGCGGCGTTCCTGCTGCTGCGCGAACACCTGGAGGCGGTCCTGTCGACCCTGGGGGAGCGGGAACGCAAGGTGGTCCAACTCCGCTACGGCCTCGCCGACGGCCGCCCCCGCACGCTGGAGGAGATAGGCCGCATCTTCGGCGTCACCCGGGAACGGATACGCCAGATCGAGTCCAAGACCCTGAACAAGCTCAGGGACCACGCCTTCGCGGACCAGCTGAGGGGCTACCTGGACTGA
- a CDS encoding ABC transporter ATP-binding protein: protein MAGPLARMAGAGGGPDQHSMDFKGSGKRLLAQFKPERFTMYAMIVCAVLSVGLSVLGPWILGRATDLVFAGVVGREMPAGATKAEVLESMRERGDGGVADMLRGTDFTPGEGIDFEAVGTVLLVALGIFLIAGLLMAAATRLSNRAINRTVYHMREELQAKLSRLPLSYFDKRQRGEVLSRATNDIDNIGQTLQQSMGQLVNSLLTIIGVLVMMFWVSPLLALVALVTVPVSFLVATRVGKRSQPHFVAQWRVTGKLNAHIEEMYTGHTLVKVFGRQEESAKQFAEENERLYEAGFKAQFNSGIMQPLMFFVSNINYVLVAVVGGLRVASGALSIGDVQAFIQYSRQFSMPLTQVASMANLVQSGVASAERIFELLDAEEQGADAVPGVRPEELRGRVALEGVSFRYEADKPLIEDLSLVVEPGQTVAIVGPTGAGKTTLVNLLMRFYEVTGGRITLDGVDVASMSRDELRDGIGMVLQDTWLFGGTIAENIAYGASASRKVTRGEVEEAARAAHADRFIRTLPDGYDTVIDDEGTGVSAGEKQLITIARAFLSDPVILVLDEATSSVDTRTEVLIQKAMAKLAHGRTSFVIAHRLSTIRDADTILVMENGAIVEQGAHEELLASGGAYARLYRAQFAEAVAEVD from the coding sequence ATGGCCGGGCCGTTGGCACGGATGGCGGGGGCCGGAGGCGGTCCCGACCAGCACTCCATGGACTTCAAGGGGTCCGGGAAGCGGCTGCTCGCGCAGTTCAAGCCCGAGCGGTTCACGATGTACGCGATGATCGTGTGCGCGGTGCTCAGTGTCGGGCTCTCGGTGCTGGGGCCCTGGATCCTCGGCAGGGCGACCGACCTGGTCTTCGCGGGGGTCGTCGGGCGGGAGATGCCGGCGGGCGCGACCAAGGCCGAGGTCCTGGAGTCGATGCGGGAGCGCGGGGACGGCGGCGTCGCCGACATGCTGCGCGGCACGGACTTCACGCCGGGCGAGGGCATCGATTTCGAGGCCGTCGGCACGGTGCTGCTGGTTGCCCTCGGCATCTTCCTGATCGCCGGGCTGCTGATGGCGGCGGCCACGCGGCTGTCCAACCGGGCCATCAACCGGACCGTCTACCACATGCGCGAGGAGCTCCAGGCGAAGCTGTCGCGGCTGCCGCTGTCGTACTTCGACAAGCGGCAGCGCGGTGAGGTGCTGAGCCGGGCGACCAACGACATCGACAACATCGGTCAGACGCTGCAGCAGTCGATGGGGCAGCTCGTCAACTCGCTGCTCACCATCATCGGTGTGCTGGTGATGATGTTCTGGGTGTCGCCGCTGCTGGCGCTGGTCGCGTTGGTGACCGTACCGGTGTCGTTCCTGGTGGCCACGCGGGTCGGCAAGCGGTCGCAGCCGCACTTCGTCGCGCAGTGGCGGGTGACGGGCAAGCTCAACGCCCACATCGAGGAGATGTACACCGGGCACACGCTCGTGAAGGTGTTCGGGCGTCAGGAGGAGTCGGCGAAGCAGTTCGCCGAGGAGAACGAGCGGCTGTACGAGGCGGGGTTCAAGGCCCAGTTCAACAGCGGGATCATGCAGCCGCTGATGTTCTTCGTGTCCAACATCAACTATGTGCTGGTCGCGGTCGTGGGCGGGCTGCGGGTGGCCTCGGGGGCCCTGTCCATCGGTGACGTGCAGGCCTTCATCCAGTACTCGCGGCAGTTCTCGATGCCGCTGACGCAGGTGGCGTCCATGGCCAACCTCGTGCAGTCGGGGGTCGCCTCCGCCGAGCGGATCTTCGAACTGCTCGACGCGGAGGAGCAGGGGGCCGACGCGGTGCCCGGCGTGCGGCCCGAGGAACTGCGGGGGCGGGTGGCGCTGGAGGGGGTGTCCTTCCGGTACGAGGCCGACAAGCCGCTGATCGAGGATCTGTCGCTGGTCGTCGAGCCGGGGCAGACGGTGGCGATCGTGGGGCCGACGGGCGCGGGGAAGACCACGCTGGTGAACCTGTTGATGCGGTTCTACGAGGTCACCGGGGGGCGGATCACGCTCGACGGGGTCGATGTCGCGTCCATGTCGCGGGACGAACTGCGCGACGGGATAGGGATGGTGCTCCAGGACACCTGGCTGTTCGGGGGGACCATCGCGGAGAACATCGCGTACGGGGCGTCCGCCTCGCGGAAGGTCACTCGGGGGGAGGTCGAGGAGGCGGCTCGGGCCGCGCACGCGGACCGGTTCATCCGGACGCTGCCGGACGGGTACGACACCGTGATCGACGACGAGGGGACCGGGGTGAGCGCGGGTGAGAAGCAGCTCATCACGATCGCTCGGGCGTTCCTGTCGGATCCGGTGATCCTGGTGCTGGACGAGGCGACGTCGTCGGTGGACACGCGTACCGAGGTGTTGATCCAGAAGGCGATGGCCAAGCTGGCGCACGGGCGGACGTCGTTCGTGATCGCGCATCGGCTGTCGACGATCCGGGACGCGGACACGATTCTGGTGATGGAGAACGGTGCCATCGTGGAGCAGGGGGCGCACGAGGAGTTGTTGGCCTCGGGTGGGGCTTATGCGCGGCTGTACCGGGCGCAGTTCGCTGAGGCGGTCGCGGAAGTGGACTGA
- a CDS encoding ABC transporter ATP-binding protein, whose amino-acid sequence MLIRLLRSHLRPYRTPITLLVLLQFTQTCATLYLPTLNADIIDEGVVEGDTGYILSFGALMIGISLVQVVCNIGAVYYGARTASAVGRDIRAAVFDRVQSFSAREVGHFGAPSLITRTTNDVQQVQMLVLMTFTLVVSAPIMCVGGIVLALGLDVPLSGVLLAVVPVLGVAVTLIVRRLRPLFRSMQERLDTVNRVLREQITGNRVIRAFVRDDYEKDRFRKANVELTDVSLGTGRMLALMFPIVMTVINLSSIAVVWFGAHRIDSGGMEIGALTAFLAYLMQIVMAVMMATFMFMMMPRAEVCAERIQEVLDTDTSVVPPVAPVRELRRHGFLEIRGAGFRYPGAEEPVLRSVEVVARPGETTAVIGSTGSGKSTLLGLVPRLFDATEGEVLVDGVDVRTLDPKLLARTVGLVPQKPYLFSGTVATNLRYGNPHATDEELWHALEVAQAKEFVERLENGLDSPIAQGGTNVSGGQRQRLAIARTLVQRPEIYLFDDSFSALDYATDAALRTALARETADATVVIVAQRVATIRDADRIVVLDEGRVVGTGRHHELMADNETYREIVLSQLTEAEAA is encoded by the coding sequence GTGCTCATACGATTGCTGAGAAGTCATCTCCGTCCCTACCGGACACCGATCACCCTGTTGGTGCTGCTGCAGTTCACGCAGACGTGCGCCACGCTCTACCTGCCCACGCTGAACGCGGACATCATCGACGAGGGCGTGGTGGAGGGGGACACGGGTTACATCCTGTCCTTCGGCGCGCTGATGATCGGTATCTCGCTGGTGCAGGTCGTCTGCAACATCGGGGCCGTGTACTACGGCGCCCGCACCGCGTCGGCGGTCGGCCGGGACATCCGGGCCGCCGTGTTCGACCGGGTGCAGTCGTTCTCGGCGCGTGAGGTCGGTCACTTCGGGGCCCCGTCGCTGATCACGCGCACGACGAACGATGTGCAGCAGGTGCAGATGCTGGTGCTCATGACGTTCACGCTGGTGGTGTCGGCGCCGATCATGTGCGTCGGCGGCATCGTGCTGGCGCTCGGGCTGGACGTGCCGCTCTCGGGGGTGCTCCTCGCGGTCGTGCCGGTGCTCGGTGTCGCCGTCACCCTGATCGTGCGCCGGCTTCGCCCCCTGTTCCGCTCGATGCAGGAGCGGTTGGACACCGTGAACCGGGTGCTGCGGGAGCAGATCACCGGCAACCGGGTCATCCGCGCCTTCGTGCGGGACGACTACGAGAAGGACCGGTTCCGGAAGGCGAACGTCGAGTTGACGGACGTGTCCTTGGGAACCGGGCGGATGCTCGCGCTGATGTTCCCGATCGTGATGACGGTCATCAACCTCTCGTCGATCGCGGTGGTGTGGTTCGGCGCCCATCGGATCGACAGCGGTGGCATGGAGATCGGCGCGCTCACCGCGTTCCTCGCCTATCTGATGCAGATCGTCATGGCTGTGATGATGGCCACCTTCATGTTCATGATGATGCCGCGCGCCGAGGTGTGCGCCGAGCGCATCCAGGAGGTGCTCGACACCGACACCAGTGTGGTGCCGCCGGTCGCGCCCGTCCGGGAGCTGCGGCGGCACGGGTTCCTGGAGATCCGGGGTGCGGGCTTCCGCTATCCGGGTGCCGAGGAGCCGGTGCTCCGGTCGGTCGAGGTCGTCGCGCGGCCCGGTGAGACGACCGCCGTCATCGGGTCCACGGGCAGCGGGAAGTCGACGCTGCTCGGGCTCGTCCCCCGGCTGTTCGACGCCACCGAGGGCGAGGTGCTGGTGGACGGCGTGGACGTCCGGACGCTCGACCCGAAGCTGCTGGCGAGGACGGTGGGGCTGGTGCCGCAGAAGCCGTATCTGTTCTCGGGGACCGTGGCGACGAATCTGCGGTACGGCAATCCGCACGCCACCGACGAGGAGTTGTGGCACGCGCTGGAGGTGGCGCAGGCCAAGGAGTTCGTCGAGCGGCTGGAGAACGGGCTGGACTCCCCCATCGCGCAGGGCGGGACGAACGTGTCGGGCGGGCAGCGGCAGCGGCTCGCGATCGCGCGGACGCTGGTGCAGCGGCCGGAGATCTATCTGTTCGACGACTCCTTCTCCGCGCTCGACTACGCGACCGACGCCGCGCTGCGGACGGCACTGGCGCGGGAGACCGCCGACGCGACCGTGGTGATCGTGGCCCAGCGGGTGGCGACCATCCGGGACGCCGACCGGATCGTCGTCCTCGACGAGGGCCGGGTCGTGGGCACCGGACGTCACCACGAACTGATGGCCGACAACGAGACGTACCGGGAGATCGTCCTCTCCCAGCTCACGGAAGCGGAGGCAGCCTGA
- a CDS encoding FGGY family carbohydrate kinase: MGIVAGLDSSPDFTRIVVCDSDTGAVLRQGYAPHPLEPAESGGRPADVDPQAWLLSLGEAAGGGLLEGVQAIGVSSQQNGLIALDAQGNTVRPAMVGGDRRTQVAAADLVDALGGRGAWAEAVGCVPGAAQPVTKLRWMSRTEPDAAMRTAVLLQAHDWLVWQLLGRPVRRTTDRGGASGTGYWNAATGQYRTDLVEMALGHQVMLPEVLGPSDAAGTTPEGLLISAGTGETMAAAFGLGIGLGDAVVSLGASGSVMAVHTQALVDSSGMITSLADATGMHLPVVTTLNAVRTLRGATELLGVADLEALSDLAMKSTPGSHGLVMLPYLEGERTPNLPHTAGTLAGLRRESMRPEHFARAAFEGMLCGLADALDVLRGRGVDVRRIFLLGAAAELPAVQAAAPALFGVQVVVPQPADYAAVGAARQAAWALGVSQGTLDPRTPPMWPGAAAQVLEPGDELAVGQAVRQQYVAVREQTHPGAFRT, encoded by the coding sequence ATGGGGATAGTCGCCGGGCTGGACAGTTCGCCCGATTTTACGCGCATTGTCGTCTGTGACTCGGACACAGGGGCAGTGCTCAGGCAGGGTTATGCCCCGCACCCGTTGGAGCCGGCGGAGAGCGGGGGGCGTCCGGCGGACGTCGACCCGCAGGCCTGGCTGCTGTCCCTGGGGGAGGCGGCCGGCGGCGGGCTGCTGGAGGGTGTGCAGGCGATCGGTGTCTCGTCCCAGCAGAACGGGCTGATCGCGCTGGACGCGCAGGGCAACACCGTGCGTCCGGCGATGGTCGGCGGAGACAGGCGGACCCAGGTCGCGGCGGCCGACCTCGTCGACGCGCTCGGGGGGCGAGGGGCGTGGGCGGAGGCCGTCGGCTGTGTGCCGGGGGCCGCGCAGCCGGTGACCAAGCTGCGCTGGATGAGCCGTACGGAACCGGACGCCGCGATGCGGACGGCCGTACTGCTCCAGGCGCACGACTGGCTGGTCTGGCAGTTGCTGGGGCGGCCGGTCAGAAGGACGACGGACCGGGGCGGTGCGTCCGGGACCGGGTACTGGAACGCGGCGACCGGGCAGTACCGCACGGATCTCGTCGAGATGGCCCTCGGACACCAGGTCATGCTCCCCGAGGTGCTCGGCCCCTCGGACGCCGCCGGTACGACGCCGGAGGGGCTCCTCATCTCGGCCGGCACCGGCGAGACCATGGCCGCCGCGTTCGGGCTCGGTATCGGCCTCGGTGACGCGGTGGTGTCGCTGGGGGCCTCCGGGTCCGTCATGGCGGTCCACACCCAGGCGCTCGTCGACTCCTCCGGGATGATCACCTCGCTGGCCGACGCCACGGGCATGCATCTGCCGGTGGTCACCACGCTCAACGCCGTACGGACGCTGCGCGGGGCCACCGAACTGCTGGGCGTGGCCGATCTGGAGGCGCTGTCCGACCTGGCGATGAAGTCGACGCCGGGGTCCCACGGGCTGGTGATGCTGCCGTATCTGGAGGGCGAGCGGACGCCGAACCTGCCGCACACGGCGGGGACGCTGGCCGGGCTGCGGCGGGAGTCGATGAGGCCGGAGCACTTCGCGCGGGCCGCGTTCGAGGGCATGCTGTGCGGGCTCGCGGACGCGCTGGACGTGCTGCGGGGGCGGGGCGTGGACGTACGGCGGATCTTCCTGCTGGGTGCGGCGGCGGAGCTGCCGGCCGTGCAGGCGGCGGCGCCGGCGCTGTTCGGGGTGCAGGTGGTGGTGCCGCAGCCGGCGGACTACGCGGCGGTGGGCGCGGCCCGGCAGGCCGCGTGGGCGCTCGGGGTCTCGCAGGGGACGCTCGATCCGCGTACGCCTCCGATGTGGCCGGGGGCGGCGGCGCAGGTGCTGGAGCCGGGGGACGAGCTGGCGGTGGGGCAGGCGGTCCGGCAGCAGTACGTGGCGGTTCGGGAACAGACCCATCCCGGGGCGTTCCGGACCTGA
- a CDS encoding YtxH domain-containing protein: MRYRLTFFAGLALGYVLGTKAGRERYEQLKKSARQVAQNPAVRNTAESAAQQGRVYAGKAYHVVSEKVGDRMPDLVAERVRSLRARNANGSAGDDWGTSNT, from the coding sequence ATGCGCTATCGGCTCACGTTCTTTGCCGGACTGGCCCTGGGCTACGTGCTCGGCACGAAGGCCGGACGCGAACGCTACGAGCAGTTGAAGAAGTCCGCGCGACAGGTCGCGCAGAACCCCGCAGTGCGCAACACCGCCGAGTCGGCCGCCCAGCAGGGGCGGGTCTACGCGGGCAAGGCGTACCACGTGGTCAGCGAGAAGGTCGGCGACCGTATGCCGGACCTGGTCGCCGAGCGGGTGCGCTCGCTGCGGGCACGCAACGCCAACGGTTCGGCCGGGGACGACTGGGGCACCAGCAACACCTAG